AGAGAACAAATGCATGCATATATGGAATATCCAGAGATTTTTAGAGATGAAATATTAGAATCAAGTATCAAAATTGATATATTAATAAATAAATACATGGTTTTAACCAGTAAATAGTCCGCATTAGTGGACTTTTTTTTATTGAAAGTAAAATTGTAAGGTATAATTTTAGGACTATAAATAGCAATTAAGATTGGTAATATATTATTTATTTAAGCATATAAATTTTATATTAAATACTTCTTTACAAATGAGCTTATATAAATAGATAGGAGGTAATTATTATTATAAGTAATGAGGCTATAATAATAAGATTAATAATTGCTTTAATTATTGGGGGATTGACTGGATTAGAAAGAGAAAAATCGCATCAATTTGCAGGATTTAGAACTCATATATTAGTAGCAGTGGGTTCATGTATAACATCTATAACATCATTATTATTATTTGTTCAATATGGTTCACAAACTAGTATCGATCCAGCTAGATTAACAGCTCAGGTATTATCAGGTATAGGTTTTTTAGGAGCTGGAGCAATTTTGAAAACATCAAATGGTATAAGAGGATTGACTACAGCAGCAGGTATTTGGGCTACAGCTTGTATAGGTATAGCAATAGGATATGGATATTATGTATTAAGTATTTGTGCATGGTCATTGGTAATGATAACTCTTTATATTTTAAAAAATATCGATAAAATAATTTTTAAGAAAAAGCAAACAATATTTATTGTAAAGGTAGATAGTATAAATATTATAACTATGTTATATAATATATTTCAACAATCTCAAATTAGTGTGAAAAATATAGATATAGAAAATACAGAAGGTATATATTGGAAAATAAGTTTTTTTGTAGTATATGATAGAAGAATAATATTAGACGAACTTGTAAATGAACTAAATAACTCAAAAAATATAATTAGTGTAGATTATTTACATTAAAATAATATAAAATAAGATATAGCCATAATTAAATTAGAGGTGCATGAATTAAAAAAGTGTAAAAATTATAAAAGGTTAATCTTGTGATTTACCTAAAGAAGTTATTGAAATGGTAAATCTTGATAATAAAATTGCCTATAAGGAGAGATAATATGGGAATAGATAGAAAAAATATAGATGATAAATACAAATGGAAAATAGATTTAATGTATTCAAGTAAAGAATCTATTGATAAGGATATAGAAAATATAAAATCTTATATAAATGAAATAAAGCAATATAAGGGTAAATTGTCACAAAGCAAAGAAAATCTATACGAAGCACTTAATATATACGAAAAAGCTTCACAACTATTACAAAATTTATATGTGTACACACATATGAAGCAACATGAAGATACTAGGATAAATGAAAATCAAGCGATGGCAACAAAAACAGATATGTTATCTACAGAGCTATCTACAGCATCATCATATATGGTTCCAGAAATAATATCTATAGATGAATCTAAGCTTAAAGAATATTTAGAAGATGAAAAATTATCATTCTACAAGAAATATATAGATGAGATACTAAGGGAAAAGCCTCATACATTATCAGAAAAAGAAGAAGAGATATTAGCTGCAGTTTCAGATTTAACATCAGTCCCTGAAAATGCTTATGATATGCTATCTTATGCTGATATGGAGTTTCCAGAAATAGAAAATGAAGATGGAGAAATTGTTAAATTAACTCACTCTAATTTTTCAACATTTTTAAAGAGTAAAAATAATAGAGTTAGAAAAGATGCATTTGATGCAATGTATAAAACATATGATAAATATAAAAATACTTTTGCATCTATGCTATACGGAGGTATTAAGTCAGAAATTTTTTATTCAAAAGCTAGAAAATATGAATCTGCTTTATACGCATCTTTATTCCAAGATGATATAAGCGTTGATGTTTACAACAACCTTATAAAAGCAGTTGATGAAAATTTAGATACATTAAATAGATATGTAGATATCAAAAAGAAGTTTTTAGGATTAGAGGATATACATATGTATGACTTGTATGTTCCTTTAACTGAAAGCTTTGATATGAAAATACCTTATGAAGAAGCACAAGAAATAGTACTAAATGCATTAAAACCTTTAGGTGAAGAGTATTTAGGATTAATAAAAAGAGCTTTTGAAGAAAATTGGATAGATGTTTACGAAAATGAAGGAAAACAAGGTGGAGCTTATTCTTGGGGAAGTTATGATTCACATCCTTATATATTAATGAATTATAAGGACGACCTAAACTCTTTATTTACATTAATACATGAGTTAGGACATTCTATGCACAGTTATTATTCTAAGAAAACTCAGCCTTATCTATATTCAGGTTATAAAATATTTGTAGCCGAAGTTGCATCTACATTAAATGAATTGCTTTTAATAAATTATTTATTAGAAAAAGCAGATTCAAAAGAAGAAAGAGTATATCTTCTAAATTATTACTTAGAGCAGTTTAGAACAACTGTATATAGACAAACAATGTTTGCTGAGTTTGAAAAATTAACTCATGCTAGTGTAGAGGACGGAAATCCTCTAACAGCTAAAGAATTTAACAATATATACTATGATTTAAATAAAAAATACTATGGAAATTCAACTGTAGTTGATGAACAAATTGCACTAGAATGGGCTAGAATACCTCATTTCTATTCAAATTTCTATGTGTATAAGTATGCTACAGGATTCTCTGCAGCAAGTGCATTAAGTCAAAAGATATTAACAGAAGGTAAAGTAGCTGTTGATAAATATATAGAATTTTTAAAGAGTGGAGGTTCTGATTATCCACTTAATCAATTAAAAGCAGCTGGTGTTGATATGGAAAAGAAAGAATCTGTGGATAAAGCGCTAGAAGTATTTAAAGAATTAGTAGATAAACTAGAAAAAGAATACTAATCAAAAAAATAGCTAAAAGGTTTAAGCATTATACTTGTAGTGACCATTTAAGATTATAAAAAATAGTTGTAAAATATTATTGAATTTGAAATTTATATATTTATAAAAGCTATAATGACATAAATTTACATGTATGTTATATTAATAATATACATGTAAATTTATGAGTAAAGGTAGGAGATAGGATGGCTACAATGAAAGATGTTGCCAAGAAAGCAGGTGTAGGACTAGGAACTGTATCTAGGGTAATAAATAATCATCCTAGTGTAAAAGATGCAACCAGAGTAAAAGTACAGAAAGCTATAAAAGAGTTAGATTATTCACCTAATATAATCGCTAGAAATCTAAAAGTTTCACAGTCAGAAACTATAGCATTAATAATTCCAACGATATGGCATCCATTTTTTTCCGAATTTGCTTACTATGTTGAAGAGAATGTATCTAAAAGAGGATTTAAGCTAGTGTTATGTAACTCAGATAAAAATTATCAAAAAGAAGTAGAATATCTAGAAATGTTAAAACAAAATAAGGTAGCTGGAATCATAGCTATAACTTACAATGATATTGATAATTATGTTTCTAGTAATCTACCAATAGTAAGTGTAGATAGACATTTTAGTGAAGATGTAGTGTATGTTACATCAGATAACTATAATGGTGGTAAAATGGCAGTGAATAAGTTAATCGAAAATGGATGTAAAAAATTAGCATTTATAGGAACGACGTCTACAAGACCAACGGATGTAAAAAATAGAAAAATTGGATTTAAAGATGAGTGTATCAGACAAAGTATTGAATATACTATATTTGACGAAAAAGAGCCAGTTGAAAATTTAGAAAAAAAGATAGAAAATTATATTGATGAAAATAGGGACATAGATGGTATATTTGCTATAAATGATTTTGTGGGTTTAACTATAATAAAAATACTAGGAAGAAAAGGAATTAAAATTCCAGAGGATATAAAGATTATAGGCTATGATGGTGTAAAAATGTCTACAGAACAAGAGTTTTTGATATCAACCATAAGACAACCAGTTGAGAGAATGGCTAAGTGTGCAGTAGATTCAATATTTGATATACTTGAAAATAATATTGAAAATAAAAGAAGAGTATTACCAGTAACTTATGTAAAAGGAAGCACAACAATTATTTAAAATAAAATAAATAATAAGATTAAAATTTATTGACATCGTTTTCTTGTAGTGTTAACATATAAATATAAATGAAACGTTTCCAGGAAATTGAGCTTATTCTAAATTAGAGTGAGCCTTTATTTAACAATTAAATGGAAACGTTTCAAAAAGGGGATTAGGGAGGGAATTATGAACAATACAGTAGAGATGAATTCAAACTTGATAGAAGAAAATGACACCAATGAAAAAAAATTAAAGAAAAAATCTAAATATAAGAGTAAGCTTTCAAAAATAAAAGAACAAAGACAACTATATTTGTTACTTTTACCTGCTTTTATTTTAACTATAGTATTTAAATATATACCTATGTATGGAATACTTATAGGTTTTAAAGATTACAACCCGTTATATGGAATTACAGGTAGTGAATGGGTAGGATTTAAACACTTTATGAAGTTTTTAACATCACCAAATTTTATAGATATATTTATGAATACATTAAAGTTAAGTATATTTAGCTTGATAATAAGCTTTCCAATACCAATTATAATTGCAATAATGTTAAATATGGTTAGAAGTAAGACAAATAAGAAAAATATACAACTTATTTTATACGCACCAAACTTTATATCTGTAGTAGTAGTAGTAGGTATGTTATTTATATTATTATCGCCAACAGGGCCTATTAATCAATTGGTTACTATATTTACTGGTGAACCGATTATGTTTATGTCAGATCCTAAGTATTTTAGAACTATATATATACTAAGTGGTATATGGCAAGGCGCTGGATGGTCTTCAATTATATATGTAGCTGCACTTGCAAATGTAAGTCCAGAGCTTCATGAAGCAGCGCTAATAGATGGTGCAAATATATTCCAAAGAATAAGACATATAGATTTACCAACTTTAAAGCCGTTAATGGTAATATCATTTATATTAGCAGCAGGTGGAATTATGAGTATAGGCTTTGAAAAGGCTTATCTAATGCAAACATCGATGAATATACCAACTTCAGAGATAATAGCTACATATGTATACAAGCAAGGTTTACAAGCCGGTGATTATGGTTATTCAACAGCTATCGGATTATTTAATACAATAATAAATGTTATATTACTACTTACAGTAAATAAAGTTGTAAAACATATAAATGAAGGTGAAGGGTTATAAGAAAGGGGGGAATTTATATGAGAGTATACAATAGTAAATTAGATAGAATTGTATATAAGTTAAATGGAATTTTGATGTGTGGGGTAGTTATATCTATATTATATCCACTTATATACATACTAATAGCATCGTTTACAGATCCAACAACATTACTTAATGAAGGTATTAGTTTTAATTTTTCAGAGTGGACCTTAGAAGGATATATAACTATATTATCAGATCCTGCAATGATTAAAGGGTTTGTAAACTCATTTATATATTCCACATTATTTGCACTTATTAGTGTATCTACATCTATAATGGCAGGATATGCTTTAGCACAAAAAGAGTTAGTAGGAAGACGTTTTATATCGAATATATTTGTAGTTACAATGTTCTTTGGAGGGGGACTAATACCAACCTATCTATTAATAAAGGGCTTAGGGATGTTAGATACTATATGGGCCATAATTTTACCTGGAGCTGTAAATGTATGGAACATAATTCTTTCAAGAACGTATTTCCAAAGTTTACCTAACGAATTAAAGGAGTCAGCTAAAATAGATGGAGCGAATGATTTACAAGCATTTACAAAAATAATATTACCGCTTGCAAAACCTATAATATTAGTTTTAGTATTATATGCATTTGTTGCTCAGTGGAACTCATATTTTGATGCAATGATATATTTAAAAAATGATGATTTAGCACCACTTCAATTAGTGTTAAGAAGGATACTTATACAAAATGAACCAATGCCTGGTATGATATCTGATCAATTAGCTCTAGCAGAGTTAAAGAGATTATCAGAAATGATAAAATATGCAGCAATAGTAATATCGAGTTTACCGCTTATGATAATGTATCCATTTTTCCAAAAGTATTTTGAGGAAGGTGTAATGGTAGGATCGATAAAAGGTTAAGTTTTATATATAAATTATTAGGGGAGTGTTAAAAATGAAAAAACCAAAAAGATTGATAGCTTTAGTATTAGCAACAGGATTAGTAGTAGTTTCATTAACAGGATGTTCTTCATCTAAAACAGGAGATGCTGTAGGTCTTGGAAGTCCAGCCTATAATCTTGAAAATGTAGAATTTCCATTAAAAGAACAAGTAACACTAAATATAATGACTCAAAGTTCACCATTAGCACCACAAGACCCAAATGAAAAATTAATATATAAAAGATTACAAGAAAAAACAAACTTAAAAATCAACTGGACAAATTACACTTGGGATGAGTATGGAGAAAAGAGAAATCTAGATATAGCAGCAGGAGATATACCAGATGCTATACTTCATGCAGGTATGAGTGACTATGATTTACTTAAATATGCTGACCAAGGAGTAATAGTTCCCATAGAAGATTTGATAGATAATTATATGCCTAATTTAAAAAAGGTGCTTGATGAAAATCCAGAATATAGGAAAATGATAACAGCTCCAGATGGTCATATATACTCATTTCCATGGATAGAAGAACTTGGAGATGGTAAAGGAAGTATACAAACTGTAGATTGTACTCCATGGATAAATAAAGCTTGGTTAGATGAATTAGGATTACCAATACCAACTACTACAGAAGAATTACAAACAGCATTAAAAGCATTTAAAGACCAAGATCCTAATAAAAATGGTAAAGCAGATGAGATACCAATGTCATTTATTATAAATGATGGTCAAAATGACCCAGCATATTTATTTGGTTCATTTGGACTTGGAGATAACTGGGATCACACTATAGTTGATAATGATGGAAAGGTAATATTAACAGCAAGAGAAGAAGGATACAAAAATGCTATAAATTATTTACATGGTTTATATAAAGAAGGGTTAATTGATGCTGAAGCATTTGAACAAGATTGGAACACATATCTTGCTAAAGGTAAAGATAAGAGATATGGATTGTATTTTACTTGGGATAAAGCAAATATAACAGGTCCAGGAGATGATTATGTATTATTACCACCACTTAAAGGACCAGATGGAACACAAAATGTAGCTAGAACTAATGGTATAGGATTTGATAGAGGTAGAATGGTTATAACAACAGCTAATAAAAACTTAGAATTAACAGCTAAATGGATAGATGAATTATATAATCCAATACAATCAGTTCAAAATAACTGGGGTACATATGGTGATGATAAACAAGCTAATATATTTGAATATGATGAAGAAAACAACATGTTAAAACATTTAGATTTAAATGGAGCGGCTCCACATGAAGTTAGACAAAAATCAGAAGTTGGAGGACCTTTAGCTATACTAAATGAGTATTATGGAAAAGTTACTACTATGCCAGATGATGCAGCATGGAGATTAGAACAAATAAATACTTTAGTACCGTATATGTATGCAGAGAATATATATCCTAGTGTATTTTTCTCTAAAGAAGAGTTAGATAAGCTATCAACAATACAAACAGACTTATTTGATTATATAAATAGAATGAGAGCTGAATGGATAGTAAATGGAAAAGCAGATAAAGATTGGGACGCATACTTAAAAGAATTAGATAGACTTGGATATAGTCAATGGTTAGAAATAAAACAAGCAGGGTACGATAGAACAGCTAAATAGATAATAAAAATAAGGTCTGATAATTTAGTTTCAGACTTTATTATTTAGAAATGAGGGGGAGAAAATAGAGTGAGTGTAATAGTTAAAGAAGATAAATTAAAACAAGCTAATTCTTATGTCAAAAATAATAGAGAAAAAGTTGATAATACATACAGACAAAAGTACCATATAATGCCACCAATAGGATGGATGAATGATCCTAATGGATTTTCATATTACAATGGAGAATATCATTTGTTTTATCAATATAATCCATACAGTTCAATGTGGGGATCTATACACTGGGCACATGTAAAAAGTAAAGATTTAGTAAATTGGGAATACTTAGATATAGCTATAGCACCAGATGAAGCTTATGATATAAGCGGATGTTTTTCAGGAAGTGCAATAGAAAAAGATGGAAAGCTGTATTTAATGTATACTGGGAATCAAGACCCAGGCGGATTTGAGAACTTAAGACAAGTTCAATGCATAGCAGTATCAGAAGATGGAATAAACTTCACAAAATATGAAAATAACCCTGTAATCGATAGTACAAAGTTACCTAAAGAAGCAATAATACAAGATTTTAGGGACCCTAAAGTATACAAAAAAGGAGATAAATATTATTCTGTAATAGGATCTAGAAACCTTGATGACAGTGGACAAATATTATTATATAGTTCTGATGATTTATTAAATTGGAATTATGAAGGTAATATACTTCAAAGTAACAATGAATTTGCAAAGATGTGGGAGTGTCCAGATTTATTTGAATTAGATAATAAAGATATTCTTATTATGTCACCTCAATTTTTAGAACCTAGAGGAAATAAATATTGGAATCTACATTCAAGTTCATATATGATAGGAAATTTAGATTATAAAAATAATAAATATAACTTAGAAAAAGTTGAAGAAATTGATTATGGATTTGATTTTTATGCACCACAAACATTAATTGACAATAAAGGCAGAAGAATAATGATAGCTTGGATGCAAATGTGGGATAGAAAATTCCCTACTAATGAATTAGGTCATAATTGGGCAGGATGTATGACTATACCAAGAGAGTTAAAATTAGTCGATGACAAGTTATATCAATTACCAGTGGAAGAGCTTAAAGTTTTAAGAAAGAATGAAGTAAGTTATAAAGATATAAATATAAAAGATAATAAGAGCTTAGAGGGAATAAAAGGACAATGTATAGAACTAGAATTAGAAGTTGATATGAAGAACTCTAATGAGTTTGAAATACTTTTAATGAAAGGTAATAATCAAGAAACATCAATAAAATATAATAAAATAGATGAATTATTAGTTTTTGATAGAAGTAAAAATGGTAAGGCTTTAGGTGGAGGCGAAAAGGAAGTAAGAACTTACAGACAAACAGAAGCAAATCTTATTGATAATAAATTAAAGTTAAATATATTTATAGATAGAATGTCTGTTGAAATATTTATAAATGATGGAATAAAAACTATGTCGTCGACAGTTTATCCAGATAAAGATAGTGATAATATAGAATTCTATTGTGATAAAGAAGCTATATTAGATATTAAAAAGTGGGATATGGAGGTTAAGTAACATGCCAAAGGTATTTACTATTGGAGAAGCGCTTATAGACTTTGTTCCCATTGAAAGTGGAAAAGGATTAAAAGATATATCAGGATTTAAAAAATTACCTGGAGGTGCACCAGCAAATGTATCAGCTTGTGTTGCTAAACTTGGAGGAGAAAGTGCATTTATAGGAATGCTTGGAGATGATGGTTTTGGTGATTTTTTAGTTGAAACACTAGCATCTGAGAATGTAGACACAAGCTATATAAAAAGAACTACTAAAGCTAATACAGGTCTTGCATTTGTAGCATTAAGTAGTGAAGGAGAAAGAGAATTTTCTTTTTACAGAAATCCAAGTGCAGATATGTTACTTAGTGAATATGATATAGAAAAGTCTTGGTTTAAGGATGGAGATATACTACATTTTTGTTCAGTGGATTTAATAGAATCTCCTGTTAAGTATGCTCATAAAAAAGCTATAGAGTATGTAAAGTCAGTAGGTGGACTGATATCTTTTGATCCTAATGTTAGAAAAAATCTATGGAATGATTTAGATGAATGTAGAAAAACTATAAATGAATTTATACCATATGCTAATATATTGAAAATTAGTGATGAGGAACTTGAATTTATAACAGAAATGAATAATGTAGAAGAGGCCATAAAGTCATTGTTTGTTGGTGATGTAGAAATTATATTGTATACAAAAGGAAAAGATGGGGTAGATATATACACTAAAGAAAAATATATAAGTGTAGATGGATTTAAAGTTGAGTGTATAGATACAACTGGTGCAGGTGATTCATTTATAGGAGCTTTTTTATATAAATTATCACGAGAAGAAGTAAATCTAAAAAATGATAATCAATTAAAAGATATAGGTATTTTTTCAAATAAAGTAGCAGCACTTACAACTACAAAATTTGGAGCAATAAGTGCTTTACCGAATATAGAAGATGTGAACAATTCAGAATTAGAAGTTAGTTTCTCTTTAAACTAGATTAATACTAAAAGGCTATTATGAGTAAATTAAATTACTTTATAATAGCCTTTTAGTATTCTTATATTTACACAATCTTAACATTATTTACATTCACTTAACCAATTCATAATATTCATTTAACAAAATAATTGTAATATTAAATTGTAAAGATAAGGAATTAAACAATTTGAAATAAATTTTAAATTTAATGGAGGAATGTAATATGTTAAATAAGAGAGTAGCAACACTTTTAATAGGGACTATATTAATGGGATCATTAGCGGTAGGATGTGGTTCATCAGATAGTTCAAATTCAAACAAGATTACAATATCAGGATCAACATCAGTAGGACCAGTAGTTGAAATATTAGGAGAAGATTTTGAAGCTAAAAATGAAGGTGTAAGTATAGAAGTTCAACAAATAGGTTCTTCAGCAGGTATAAAAAATGCTATAGATGGAACTTCACAAATAGGTATGGCATCAAGAGATTTAAAAGATGAAGAAAAGGCAGCAGGATTAAAAGAAACTCAAATAGCTATAGATGGAATAGCTGTTATAACTAATAAAAATAATACAGTAAAAGATTTAACTTTAGAGCAAGTAAAAGACATATATACAGGAAAAATAACTAACTGGAAAGAAGTTGGAGGAAATGATGCTCCTATAGTAGTTGTATCTAGAGAAGATGGTTCTGGAACTCGTGATGGATTCCAAGAAAATGTTGGATTCGAATCAGAAGAATTAACTAAGGATGCTCAAATAAGTGATGGTTCAGGAAATATAAAATCAATAGTTGAAGGAAATGAAAATGCAATAGGATATATTTCTTTTGGATATGTTGATGAAAATGTAAATGCATTAACTATAGATGGTGTTGAATTAAATGCTGAAAATGTAAAAAATGATAGCTATGCTATAGCGAGACCATTCTTATTTGTTAATAAAGAAGATGTAATAACTGAACAAGGTAAAAATTTCATAGATTTCATATTAAGTGAAGAAGGACAAAATGTAGTAGAAGAAAATGGATTTATAAGTGTAAACTAATATACATAAAGTACTATGCAATTAATATTGTATAGTACTTTTTTATATTTAAAGTAATTTACATTTTATCGTTTGTAATATACTCATTCAATTGGATTAAAAACTTAACATAAACTTAACTTTATAACATAAATCTAACATAAACCTAATATAGATTTAACTTTTAAAAGTTATTATTTAATTATAGAAAATTAATAGAATTAATTTAAAGGAGAGATTGATTTATGTTGGAAAAAACTCAATCAACAGAAATTGAGAATATATACAATAGGGATAAAAATAAATACATTTTAGAGAAAGTATCAAAGAATATATTCTTTATAAGTTCATTAATAGCAGTTTTAAGCTTACTGTTAATAATCGGATTTGTATTTTATAAAGGATTAACACCATTTATATTCAAGGGATATTCTTTCATAGATTTCTTTACTGGAAGCGATTGGTTGCCAGGAAGTGATAAATTTGGTATAGCAACGATGGTTGTAGCATCAATAGTTGCTACAGTAGGAGCACTTATAATAGGGGTTCCAATTGGAATATTAACAGCAGTATTTATAGCTGAAGTTGCTCCAAAGAAGGTAGCGAAAATTATATCACCAGCAGTTGAATTATTAGCAGGTATACCATCAGTATTATACGGAATATTTGGATTAGCAGTTATAGTGCCTAATATACAAAATATATTTAATTTACCAAAGGGACAAAGTTTACTTGCTGTAATAATAGTTTTATCGATAATGATGTTACCAACCATAATATCAGTATCAGAAACAGCAATAAGAGCAGTTCCAAAGGCTTATAAAGAAGGTTCTTTAGCACTTGGAGCATCTAAGATAGAAACAATATTTAAAGTTGTATTACCAGCAGCTAAGTCAGGAATTTTAGCAGCTGTAGTATTAGGAATTGGTAGGGCTTTAGGTGAAACAATGGCAGTTATACTTGTAGCAGGAAATTCACCAGTTATGCTATCATCATTAATGGATAGTGTAAGACCACTTACGACTAATATAGCGTTAGAGATGGGATACGCATTTGGAACTCATCAAGAAATGCTATTTGCAACAGGTGTTGTATTATTTACATTCATACTAATATTAAACCTAGTATTAAATAAACTTTCAAACAAGGCGGGAAATTAATATGAGAAAGTTAAAAGAGAATTTATTAAAGTCATTAATTTATTTATCAGCATTTTTCACAGTATCAATGCTTGTAGTAATTGTAGGATATATATTTATAAAAGGAATTGGTGGAATAAATCTATCATTCTTAACAAGTAATTATTCAGCTAATGGAAGTGGAGGAATACTTCCAATGATAGTAACAACATTATATACAGTTATACTTTCTATAGCAATAGCTACACCTATAGGAATTTTGTCTGCTATATATTTACAGGAATATGCTAAAAAGGGAAAATTAGTAAATGCAATAAGATTTGCAACGGAAAGCTTAGCAGGAATACCATCTATAATATATGGATTATTTGGTGGAATTTTCTTCGTAGTAGTTTTAAATTTAAAATATTCAATATTATCAGGAGCTCTTACTGTAGCGATAATAATATTACCGGTAATAATAAGAACAACAGAAGAAGCTTTAAAGACAGTTCCAGATGGATATAGAGAAGCATCTTT
The Romboutsia ilealis genome window above contains:
- a CDS encoding aspartyl-phosphate phosphatase Spo0E family protein: MANIELEMLKQEIDALREQMHAYMEYPEIFRDEILESSIKIDILINKYMVLTSK
- a CDS encoding MgtC/SapB family protein yields the protein MALIIGGLTGLEREKSHQFAGFRTHILVAVGSCITSITSLLLFVQYGSQTSIDPARLTAQVLSGIGFLGAGAILKTSNGIRGLTTAAGIWATACIGIAIGYGYYVLSICAWSLVMITLYILKNIDKIIFKKKQTIFIVKVDSINIITMLYNIFQQSQISVKNIDIENTEGIYWKISFFVVYDRRIILDELVNELNNSKNIISVDYLH
- the pepF gene encoding oligoendopeptidase F, with the translated sequence MGIDRKNIDDKYKWKIDLMYSSKESIDKDIENIKSYINEIKQYKGKLSQSKENLYEALNIYEKASQLLQNLYVYTHMKQHEDTRINENQAMATKTDMLSTELSTASSYMVPEIISIDESKLKEYLEDEKLSFYKKYIDEILREKPHTLSEKEEEILAAVSDLTSVPENAYDMLSYADMEFPEIENEDGEIVKLTHSNFSTFLKSKNNRVRKDAFDAMYKTYDKYKNTFASMLYGGIKSEIFYSKARKYESALYASLFQDDISVDVYNNLIKAVDENLDTLNRYVDIKKKFLGLEDIHMYDLYVPLTESFDMKIPYEEAQEIVLNALKPLGEEYLGLIKRAFEENWIDVYENEGKQGGAYSWGSYDSHPYILMNYKDDLNSLFTLIHELGHSMHSYYSKKTQPYLYSGYKIFVAEVASTLNELLLINYLLEKADSKEERVYLLNYYLEQFRTTVYRQTMFAEFEKLTHASVEDGNPLTAKEFNNIYYDLNKKYYGNSTVVDEQIALEWARIPHFYSNFYVYKYATGFSAASALSQKILTEGKVAVDKYIEFLKSGGSDYPLNQLKAAGVDMEKKESVDKALEVFKELVDKLEKEY
- a CDS encoding LacI family DNA-binding transcriptional regulator, with amino-acid sequence MATMKDVAKKAGVGLGTVSRVINNHPSVKDATRVKVQKAIKELDYSPNIIARNLKVSQSETIALIIPTIWHPFFSEFAYYVEENVSKRGFKLVLCNSDKNYQKEVEYLEMLKQNKVAGIIAITYNDIDNYVSSNLPIVSVDRHFSEDVVYVTSDNYNGGKMAVNKLIENGCKKLAFIGTTSTRPTDVKNRKIGFKDECIRQSIEYTIFDEKEPVENLEKKIENYIDENRDIDGIFAINDFVGLTIIKILGRKGIKIPEDIKIIGYDGVKMSTEQEFLISTIRQPVERMAKCAVDSIFDILENNIENKRRVLPVTYVKGSTTII
- a CDS encoding ABC transporter permease, encoding MNNTVEMNSNLIEENDTNEKKLKKKSKYKSKLSKIKEQRQLYLLLLPAFILTIVFKYIPMYGILIGFKDYNPLYGITGSEWVGFKHFMKFLTSPNFIDIFMNTLKLSIFSLIISFPIPIIIAIMLNMVRSKTNKKNIQLILYAPNFISVVVVVGMLFILLSPTGPINQLVTIFTGEPIMFMSDPKYFRTIYILSGIWQGAGWSSIIYVAALANVSPELHEAALIDGANIFQRIRHIDLPTLKPLMVISFILAAGGIMSIGFEKAYLMQTSMNIPTSEIIATYVYKQGLQAGDYGYSTAIGLFNTIINVILLLTVNKVVKHINEGEGL
- a CDS encoding carbohydrate ABC transporter permease, which produces MRVYNSKLDRIVYKLNGILMCGVVISILYPLIYILIASFTDPTTLLNEGISFNFSEWTLEGYITILSDPAMIKGFVNSFIYSTLFALISVSTSIMAGYALAQKELVGRRFISNIFVVTMFFGGGLIPTYLLIKGLGMLDTIWAIILPGAVNVWNIILSRTYFQSLPNELKESAKIDGANDLQAFTKIILPLAKPIILVLVLYAFVAQWNSYFDAMIYLKNDDLAPLQLVLRRILIQNEPMPGMISDQLALAELKRLSEMIKYAAIVISSLPLMIMYPFFQKYFEEGVMVGSIKG
- a CDS encoding ABC transporter substrate-binding protein, translating into MKKPKRLIALVLATGLVVVSLTGCSSSKTGDAVGLGSPAYNLENVEFPLKEQVTLNIMTQSSPLAPQDPNEKLIYKRLQEKTNLKINWTNYTWDEYGEKRNLDIAAGDIPDAILHAGMSDYDLLKYADQGVIVPIEDLIDNYMPNLKKVLDENPEYRKMITAPDGHIYSFPWIEELGDGKGSIQTVDCTPWINKAWLDELGLPIPTTTEELQTALKAFKDQDPNKNGKADEIPMSFIINDGQNDPAYLFGSFGLGDNWDHTIVDNDGKVILTAREEGYKNAINYLHGLYKEGLIDAEAFEQDWNTYLAKGKDKRYGLYFTWDKANITGPGDDYVLLPPLKGPDGTQNVARTNGIGFDRGRMVITTANKNLELTAKWIDELYNPIQSVQNNWGTYGDDKQANIFEYDEENNMLKHLDLNGAAPHEVRQKSEVGGPLAILNEYYGKVTTMPDDAAWRLEQINTLVPYMYAENIYPSVFFSKEELDKLSTIQTDLFDYINRMRAEWIVNGKADKDWDAYLKELDRLGYSQWLEIKQAGYDRTAK